A window from Acidobacteriota bacterium encodes these proteins:
- a CDS encoding acyl-CoA dehydrogenase — protein sequence MNLPLTEEQRMVRRAAAEFAEKEIAPHVREWDEKAYFPAETMRRAGELGFLGVLVPEEYGGAGLTYVDYVGVVEEIGRVCPAIGLSVAAHNSLCTGHILLFGSEAQKRRYLPKLATGEWIGAWGLTEPTAGSDAGGTRTTAVRDGDGWILNGSKTFTTHASVGQVIVVFAATDPSKGHHGISSFIVEKGTPGLSVGKHEDKLGMRASDTSEVVLQDCRVPADALVGAEGEGFRQAMKVLDGGRISIAALAVGTARGAYEHALRYAGEREQFGRPIGAFQAIQFKIADMATRIEAARLLTYRAAQLADEGRPVTTASAMAKLFASETAVWVANEAVQVFGGYGFVKDYPVEKYYRDAKLLTIGEGTSEIQRLVIARRLLGRLDVPAARK from the coding sequence GTGAACCTTCCCCTGACCGAAGAGCAACGCATGGTCCGCCGCGCCGCGGCGGAGTTCGCGGAGAAGGAGATCGCGCCCCACGTCCGGGAGTGGGACGAGAAGGCGTATTTCCCCGCCGAGACGATGCGGCGTGCGGGGGAGCTCGGCTTCCTCGGGGTGCTGGTGCCGGAAGAGTACGGAGGCGCCGGTCTCACCTACGTGGACTACGTGGGCGTGGTCGAGGAGATCGGGCGCGTCTGCCCCGCGATCGGCCTGAGCGTGGCGGCTCACAACAGCCTTTGCACCGGGCACATCCTCCTCTTCGGCAGCGAGGCCCAAAAGCGCCGCTATCTCCCGAAGCTGGCCACGGGCGAGTGGATCGGGGCCTGGGGACTGACCGAGCCCACCGCAGGCTCGGACGCCGGCGGGACGCGCACGACCGCGGTCAGGGACGGCGACGGCTGGATCCTGAACGGCAGCAAGACGTTCACGACGCACGCGTCCGTGGGCCAGGTCATCGTCGTGTTCGCGGCGACCGACCCCTCGAAGGGCCACCACGGCATTTCGTCGTTCATCGTCGAAAAGGGGACTCCGGGCCTCAGCGTGGGCAAGCACGAGGACAAGCTCGGCATGCGCGCCTCGGACACCTCCGAGGTCGTCCTTCAGGACTGCCGGGTGCCGGCGGACGCGTTGGTCGGGGCTGAAGGCGAAGGATTCCGGCAGGCGATGAAGGTCTTGGACGGCGGCCGGATCTCGATCGCCGCTCTCGCGGTGGGGACGGCACGGGGAGCCTACGAACACGCCCTCCGGTACGCCGGGGAGCGGGAGCAGTTCGGGCGCCCGATCGGCGCGTTCCAGGCGATCCAGTTCAAGATCGCCGACATGGCCACGCGGATCGAGGCCGCCCGCCTGCTGACGTACCGGGCGGCGCAGCTGGCCGACGAGGGGCGGCCCGTCACGACCGCTTCGGCGATGGCGAAGCTGTTCGCGAGCGAGACGGCCGTGTGGGTGGCGAACGAGGCGGTCCAGGTGTTCGGCGGCTACGGGTTCGTCAAGGACTACCCGGTCGAAAAGTACTACCGCGACGCGAAGCTGCTCACGATCGGGGAGGGGACCTCGGAGATCCAGCGACTGGTCATCGCGCGCCGGCTCCTGGGGC
- the hemW gene encoding radical SAM family heme chaperone HemW: MAETLGLYVHLPFCRARCAYCDFAVIAGRADLVPEYLDLLVREIERAGESLGHPPADTLHFGGGSPSLLDPPELERLRMALERAFDLAPLAEVGLEANPEDVTRQRLDAWVSAGITRLPVGVQSTSPEGLAALGRPGEAAAAVRALRLALEAGIPSVGADLIFGWPGQEVRRWEDELACVVGLGAHHVSCYALELDGRTPLVRAIERGERPRPDPDAAAEMYGAAARILREAGYERYEISNWARPGHASRHNRKYWSDRPYLGLGLGAASYVGGRRWTNPRRFREYERMVRSGRSPAAEPYDPDRRAGEAIVLGLRREEGIDLADVAAVHGEGPVEARRPVLQRGVADGLLVRENGRLKLSERGRLIADELLADLL; this comes from the coding sequence ATGGCCGAGACCTTGGGGCTGTACGTCCACCTGCCGTTCTGCCGGGCACGGTGCGCCTACTGCGACTTCGCCGTCATCGCCGGGCGCGCCGACCTCGTGCCGGAGTACCTCGACCTCCTCGTCCGCGAAATCGAGCGTGCCGGCGAGTCGTTGGGCCATCCGCCGGCCGACACGCTCCACTTCGGAGGAGGGAGCCCCTCGCTGCTCGATCCGCCGGAACTCGAACGTCTCCGTATGGCCCTCGAGCGCGCCTTCGATCTTGCTCCTCTCGCCGAGGTGGGGCTCGAAGCGAACCCGGAGGACGTGACCCGTCAGCGGCTGGACGCGTGGGTTTCGGCGGGAATCACCCGGCTGCCGGTCGGCGTTCAGAGCACGTCACCGGAGGGGCTCGCGGCCCTCGGCCGGCCCGGGGAAGCGGCGGCGGCGGTCCGAGCCCTTCGCCTCGCTCTCGAGGCCGGGATCCCCTCGGTGGGCGCCGACCTGATCTTCGGCTGGCCGGGGCAGGAGGTCCGCCGGTGGGAGGACGAGCTGGCGTGCGTCGTCGGTCTCGGCGCGCATCACGTTTCCTGCTACGCCCTCGAGCTCGACGGGCGGACGCCGCTCGTCCGGGCGATCGAGCGGGGCGAACGGCCCCGCCCCGACCCCGATGCCGCGGCGGAGATGTACGGCGCCGCCGCTCGGATCCTGAGAGAGGCCGGCTACGAACGGTACGAGATTTCGAACTGGGCGCGCCCCGGGCACGCCTCGCGGCACAACCGGAAGTACTGGAGCGACCGCCCCTACCTCGGCCTCGGTCTGGGGGCGGCCAGCTACGTCGGAGGGCGGCGCTGGACGAACCCGAGGCGGTTCCGGGAGTACGAGCGGATGGTCCGCAGCGGGAGGAGCCCGGCGGCCGAGCCGTACGACCCGGACCGCCGTGCCGGGGAGGCGATCGTCCTCGGCCTGCGCCGGGAGGAGGGCATCGACCTCGCCGATGTGGCCGCGGTGCACGGCGAGGGGCCCGTGGAGGCGCGCCGCCCCGTCCTCCAGCGCGGTGTGGCGGACGGCCTGCTCGTCCGCGAGAACGGGCGTCTGAAGCTCAGCGAGCGAGGGCGGCTCATCGCGGACGAGCTGCTCGCCGACCTCCTTTGA